Proteins encoded by one window of Sulfurospirillum barnesii SES-3:
- a CDS encoding efflux RND transporter permease subunit, with protein MIAHFFIHRPIFAWVISLVIMLTGIGSILNLPVEQYPDIAPPTIRIDATYKGASAETVENSVVQIIEQQLTGLDGLLYFSSSSSSAGSARMSVTFEKGTDADTAQVQVQNKVAQITTRLPKSVQNEGVRVSKAQSDFLMILSLYDRSNTRTSVDVADYLLSTLQDPIARLEGVGTVQVFGAQYAMRIWVDPYKLASYNLMPSDISSAITDQNVQVSAGSIGASPSNDEQQLNATVTAKSQYQTPEQFENIIVKSDSSGAIVRLRDVARVELGSESYTTMTKLNGYPASGLAIVLAPGANALSTANRVKNTVEKMRASMPEGFDVAYPRDSTKFIRVSIEEVVKTLFEAILLVVVVMFVFLQNWRATLIPAIAVPVVLLGTFGVLEVFGYSINTLTMFAMVLSIGLLVDDAIVVVENVERIMREEKLSAMEATEKSMREITSALVGIATVLSAVFLPMAFFSGSTGVIYRQFSITIVSSMVLSVIVALTLTPALCASFLQPHQETHPHGFFGWFNRTFDAFIARYTRNVSSVIAKPLRWIVVYGMITAVMALLILRLPTGFLPEEDQGNIMVQMNLPEGASFKRTNAVANQVEHYFLNKESNNTEAIFTISGFNYSGNGQNAGMAFVALNDWNVRKGVENRSDTIASRATKNLSQVRDASIFSLNPPAIRGLGQSNGFNFQLQALADTNRETLKNLQETFLDKVRQESLFTAVRLGSLGETPQLHVKIDEDKAVALGLSLSAIDDTLSYAWAGKYVNDFVDRGRVKKVYVQGDAPYRSKPEDLDVWYVKSKNDVMTPFSSFATTYWSYGAQVLTRYNGLASYEIQGAPAKGVSSGVAMDKMEALQETLPMGTSFAWSGLSYQERLSSGQTVTLYSISILVVFLCLAALYESWAVPFSVLLVIPLGIFGAVLAASLRDLNNDVYFQVALLTTIGLSSKNAILIVEFAEMAYNQGKGLVEAAIEGAKLRLRPILMTSLAFIAGVLPLALSSGAGANSRISIGTGIIGGTLSATFLAIFLVPLFFVLVRGLFPKRSHHATMIGEV; from the coding sequence ATGATCGCTCACTTTTTTATTCATCGACCCATTTTTGCATGGGTTATCTCTCTTGTTATTATGCTCACAGGTATTGGTTCGATTTTAAACTTACCTGTGGAGCAATACCCTGATATTGCTCCGCCTACCATTCGTATTGATGCTACCTATAAAGGGGCTTCTGCTGAAACGGTGGAAAACAGTGTGGTGCAGATTATTGAGCAACAGCTCACAGGATTAGATGGTCTTTTATATTTTTCTTCTAGTAGCAGTTCTGCTGGCAGTGCTCGCATGAGTGTTACCTTTGAAAAAGGAACAGACGCCGACACCGCACAAGTACAAGTGCAAAATAAAGTGGCACAAATTACCACACGTCTTCCAAAATCGGTTCAAAATGAAGGGGTGCGTGTCAGTAAGGCACAAAGTGATTTTTTGATGATTCTCTCTTTATACGATAGAAGCAATACACGAACATCTGTGGATGTAGCAGATTATTTGCTGAGTACCTTACAAGACCCTATCGCAAGACTTGAGGGTGTTGGAACGGTTCAGGTGTTTGGTGCACAGTATGCCATGCGTATATGGGTTGATCCCTATAAACTTGCCTCGTATAACTTAATGCCCTCAGATATAAGCAGTGCCATTACAGATCAAAATGTGCAAGTATCAGCAGGAAGTATCGGTGCATCTCCTAGCAATGATGAACAACAACTCAATGCGACGGTCACTGCCAAATCTCAATATCAAACGCCAGAACAGTTTGAAAATATTATTGTCAAAAGCGATAGTAGTGGGGCAATTGTTCGATTGCGTGATGTGGCACGGGTTGAATTAGGCAGTGAGAGTTATACGACCATGACAAAACTCAATGGTTACCCTGCTTCAGGTTTAGCCATTGTTTTAGCACCAGGAGCCAATGCCCTCTCTACAGCCAATCGTGTTAAAAATACGGTTGAAAAGATGCGAGCAAGTATGCCTGAAGGATTTGATGTCGCCTATCCACGGGATAGTACAAAGTTTATTCGAGTTTCCATTGAAGAGGTGGTTAAAACTCTTTTTGAAGCAATTTTACTCGTTGTTGTGGTGATGTTTGTTTTTTTACAAAATTGGCGAGCAACACTCATTCCTGCGATTGCCGTTCCTGTTGTCCTCTTGGGTACCTTTGGTGTTTTGGAAGTATTTGGTTACTCGATCAATACGCTTACCATGTTTGCGATGGTACTTTCCATTGGTCTTTTGGTGGATGATGCGATTGTTGTGGTGGAAAATGTTGAGCGTATTATGCGTGAAGAGAAACTCTCTGCAATGGAAGCGACTGAAAAATCAATGCGGGAGATTACGAGCGCATTGGTGGGTATTGCAACGGTTCTCTCAGCCGTCTTTTTACCGATGGCATTTTTTAGTGGTTCCACAGGGGTTATCTACCGTCAATTTTCCATTACCATCGTCTCTTCGATGGTGCTTTCTGTGATTGTGGCATTAACCTTAACCCCTGCCTTGTGTGCCTCTTTTTTACAACCGCATCAAGAGACTCATCCTCATGGTTTTTTTGGATGGTTTAACCGCACGTTTGATGCCTTTATTGCCCGTTATACACGCAATGTTTCATCGGTGATTGCAAAACCGTTACGATGGATTGTTGTGTATGGAATGATTACTGCTGTGATGGCACTGCTTATTTTACGGCTACCGACAGGCTTTTTACCTGAGGAAGATCAGGGCAATATCATGGTGCAAATGAATTTACCTGAGGGAGCATCCTTTAAGCGTACCAATGCGGTTGCTAATCAAGTAGAGCATTATTTTTTAAACAAAGAGAGCAATAATACCGAAGCTATTTTTACCATTTCAGGCTTTAATTACAGTGGTAATGGACAAAATGCAGGTATGGCGTTTGTTGCATTAAATGATTGGAATGTGCGTAAAGGGGTAGAAAATCGCTCCGATACCATCGCCTCTCGTGCAACAAAAAATTTATCACAGGTACGGGATGCTTCTATTTTCTCACTCAATCCACCTGCTATTAGAGGTTTAGGTCAGAGCAATGGCTTTAATTTTCAGCTTCAAGCGCTTGCGGATACGAATAGGGAAACATTGAAAAATCTTCAAGAGACTTTTTTAGATAAGGTACGTCAAGAGAGCCTTTTTACGGCTGTTCGCTTAGGAAGTTTGGGGGAGACACCCCAGTTACATGTAAAGATTGATGAAGATAAGGCTGTTGCTTTAGGGCTTTCTCTCTCTGCTATTGATGATACACTCAGTTACGCATGGGCAGGCAAGTATGTCAATGATTTTGTGGATCGTGGTCGGGTTAAAAAAGTCTATGTGCAAGGGGATGCGCCTTATCGTTCTAAGCCTGAGGATTTAGATGTATGGTATGTAAAAAGTAAAAATGATGTCATGACGCCTTTCTCTTCATTTGCAACGACGTATTGGAGTTATGGTGCGCAAGTGTTGACCCGTTACAATGGATTGGCATCGTATGAAATTCAAGGAGCACCTGCCAAAGGGGTAAGTTCAGGTGTGGCGATGGATAAGATGGAGGCATTGCAAGAAACATTGCCTATGGGTACAAGTTTTGCGTGGAGTGGGCTTTCGTATCAAGAGCGATTATCCAGTGGTCAAACGGTGACGTTGTATAGCATTTCTATTTTAGTGGTCTTTTTATGTTTGGCTGCTTTGTATGAGAGTTGGGCGGTTCCTTTTTCAGTTTTATTGGTTATTCCTTTAGGGATTTTTGGCGCTGTTTTAGCGGCGTCTTTGAGAGATTTGAACAACGATGTCTATTTTCAAGTGGCACTTCTTACGACCATTGGGCTCTCGTCTAAAAATGCTATTTTGATTGTGGAATTTGCCGAGATGGCATACAATCAAGGCAAAGGATTGGTGGAGGCGGCGATTGAGGGAGCGAAGCTTAGACTTCGACCGATTCTGATGACCTCTTTAGCGTTTATTGCAGGGGTTTTACCTTTGGCACTTTCCAGTGGAGCAGGGGCGAACAGTCGTATTTCCATTGGAACAGGAATTATTGGTGGGACGCTGAGTGCAACCTTTTTAGCCATTTTTCTGGTACCACTCTTTTTCGTTTTGGTGCGTGGTCTTTTTCCAAAGCGTAGCCATCATGCGACCATGATAGGGGAGGTGTAA
- a CDS encoding efflux transporter outer membrane subunit, whose translation MQKYSLVLIPFLFVGCMSMAPEYVRPTAPIPSTFDVNTSVQKSNPQDLSWEAFIQEPSLQAVVAQALEQSRDLKKAVANIEMARATYRVTRSAQFPSIDASATGSKARSISGESTAISESSTATVGLSSYELDFFGKVKSQSEASLESYKGVEEAEKTVRIALIAETINAWLSYASDTTLLHLAKQTEQSAKRSLEVVQKRVDLGVDTKVSLYNAQSIYQQARVDVANYTTQVAHDRSALELLVGAKVADVHLPKGLEEEAQAWLLDVPVGLSSEILLNRPDVLSAEHNLKSANANIGVARAAYFPSITLTTKGGVGTNSLTGLFDGGTSKIWSFAPTVTLPIFDMGERDANLDYAKAKKALYLATYEATIQTAFSEVERALSRRATIFEQYDAQKALVEANANSYAIYDARYQKGVDTYLNALLSQRSFYSSQKAFINVRLEELINRVTLYRVLGGGITQNQP comes from the coding sequence ATGCAAAAATACAGTCTGGTTTTAATCCCCTTTTTGTTTGTGGGATGTATGAGTATGGCGCCAGAGTATGTGCGTCCCACTGCGCCCATTCCATCAACTTTTGATGTGAATACTTCGGTGCAAAAAAGCAATCCTCAGGATTTAAGCTGGGAAGCGTTTATTCAAGAGCCTTCCTTGCAAGCGGTGGTTGCACAAGCCCTAGAGCAGAGTCGTGATCTTAAAAAAGCAGTAGCCAACATTGAGATGGCACGTGCGACGTATCGTGTGACTCGAAGTGCACAGTTTCCCAGTATTGATGCTTCTGCCACGGGTTCAAAAGCACGTTCTATCTCAGGAGAGAGTACTGCTATCTCAGAAAGTTCTACGGCTACGGTTGGGTTAAGCAGTTATGAGTTGGACTTTTTTGGTAAAGTAAAAAGCCAAAGTGAGGCGTCTCTTGAAAGTTACAAAGGGGTAGAGGAGGCAGAAAAAACCGTACGTATTGCACTCATTGCAGAAACCATCAATGCATGGTTAAGCTATGCCTCGGATACCACGCTTTTACACCTTGCTAAACAGACAGAACAGAGTGCCAAACGCTCTTTAGAAGTGGTGCAAAAAAGGGTAGATTTAGGGGTAGATACGAAGGTTTCCTTGTACAACGCACAGAGTATTTACCAACAAGCCAGAGTAGATGTTGCAAATTATACGACTCAAGTGGCGCACGATAGAAGTGCGTTAGAGCTTTTAGTGGGCGCAAAAGTGGCAGATGTTCATCTGCCTAAAGGCTTAGAAGAGGAGGCTCAAGCGTGGCTTTTAGATGTGCCTGTGGGGCTTTCTTCAGAGATTTTACTGAATCGTCCTGATGTGTTGAGTGCTGAACACAATCTTAAATCAGCCAATGCTAACATTGGGGTGGCACGAGCGGCGTATTTTCCTTCTATTACGCTTACAACCAAAGGTGGTGTTGGGACGAACAGCTTAACAGGGCTTTTTGATGGAGGCACGTCTAAAATTTGGTCGTTTGCTCCCACTGTGACGCTCCCCATTTTTGATATGGGCGAGAGGGATGCGAATTTGGACTATGCCAAAGCCAAAAAAGCGCTGTATCTAGCCACCTATGAAGCCACCATACAAACGGCGTTTAGCGAAGTGGAGCGTGCGCTTTCACGCCGTGCGACCATTTTTGAACAGTACGATGCTCAAAAAGCTTTGGTGGAAGCCAATGCAAACAGTTACGCTATTTATGACGCACGCTATCAAAAAGGGGTCGATACCTACTTAAATGCGCTTCTCTCTCAGCGTTCGTTTTACAGTTCACAAAAAGCGTTCATTAATGTAAGGCTTGAAGAGCTTATAAACCGTGTCACGCTTTACCGTGTTTTGGGCGGTGGAATCACCCAAAATCAACCGTAA
- a CDS encoding efflux RND transporter periplasmic adaptor subunit, protein MVFQTLKPLFLLLPFLFFGCEQTPPPNNVTLKTVGAYTLSTQSLTLTQEMAGRTKASMSAEIRPQVGGIIKERLFKEGDLVKQGSILYTIDDASYQAAYEEAKASLANAQASVEASRLKYERYTELLSIEGVSKQDVEDAKSAYLQALSTVDVKKAALESARINVAYTKIKAPISGRIGISSVTEGALVTTNQTSALATIRALDPMYVDMTQSSTQLLKLRALLEQKGVEKGSVHLSLKLEDGSIYAHKGELQFQEVAVDESTGSVTLRAIFPNPKGLLLPGMYVRAMMDEAILTQALLAPQQGISRDPKGNATAMVLSAENKIEVRKIRTERAIEDKWLIREGLSAGDRLVVEGINKVKKGDSVIVVDVTQSLGKAQ, encoded by the coding sequence ATGGTTTTTCAAACCCTAAAGCCTCTTTTTCTTCTACTGCCATTTCTCTTTTTTGGCTGCGAACAAACACCTCCACCAAACAATGTGACACTAAAAACGGTGGGTGCTTATACACTGAGCACTCAGAGTTTAACCCTGACACAAGAGATGGCAGGTCGTACCAAAGCTTCAATGAGTGCAGAGATTCGCCCACAAGTTGGAGGCATCATTAAAGAAAGGCTTTTTAAAGAAGGCGATTTGGTAAAACAAGGTTCCATCTTATACACAATTGATGATGCAAGTTATCAAGCCGCATACGAAGAGGCAAAAGCAAGCCTTGCAAATGCGCAAGCCAGTGTCGAAGCAAGTCGTCTTAAATACGAACGCTATACAGAGTTACTGAGCATTGAGGGTGTCTCCAAACAAGATGTGGAGGATGCTAAAAGTGCGTATTTGCAAGCGCTCTCAACGGTGGATGTGAAAAAAGCAGCCCTAGAGAGTGCACGTATTAATGTAGCGTATACCAAAATCAAAGCTCCTATTAGTGGGCGTATTGGTATTTCAAGTGTAACAGAGGGCGCTTTGGTTACCACCAATCAAACGTCCGCTTTGGCAACGATAAGAGCGCTTGATCCTATGTATGTGGATATGACACAATCGAGCACACAACTTTTAAAACTTCGTGCTTTATTGGAACAAAAAGGTGTTGAAAAAGGCAGTGTACATCTTTCGTTGAAATTGGAAGATGGTAGCATATATGCCCATAAAGGTGAGTTACAATTTCAAGAAGTAGCGGTGGATGAAAGCACAGGCTCTGTGACACTTCGGGCGATTTTCCCAAACCCAAAAGGACTTTTGCTTCCTGGGATGTATGTTCGTGCAATGATGGATGAAGCCATTTTGACCCAAGCCCTCTTAGCGCCACAGCAAGGTATTTCTCGTGATCCAAAGGGTAATGCAACCGCAATGGTGCTGAGCGCTGAGAATAAAATAGAAGTACGTAAAATTAGGACAGAACGTGCCATTGAAGATAAATGGTTGATTCGTGAGGGGCTTAGTGCTGGAGATCGTTTGGTGGTTGAGGGAATCAATAAGGTGAAAAAAGGTGATAGTGTCATCGTGGTGGATGTCACGCAAAGTTTAGGTAAAGCGCAATGA